Proteins co-encoded in one Vulgatibacter sp. genomic window:
- a CDS encoding MarC family protein: MDAVAIGQMLSFTVVAISALFFVVDPIGLVPIFVTMTAGDSPAKKRATAKKACLIFVGVVGAFAIAGGLIFQLLGVTLAAFKIAGGILLLLTALDMLQSKQSDTRTSGEEIGEAKSKEDVAVVPLAMPLLAGPGAIATVMVLAARAESPVYLVPVLLSVLVTAVATYLLLRAADLVDRWLGISGRAILERVMGLLLAAIAVQFVLGGVRDAFPEIFDGGNEAALVAPVEGAG, translated from the coding sequence ATGGATGCGGTTGCAATCGGCCAGATGCTCTCCTTCACGGTGGTTGCCATCTCGGCGCTCTTCTTCGTGGTCGATCCGATCGGGCTGGTGCCCATCTTCGTGACGATGACGGCGGGGGATTCGCCGGCGAAGAAGCGCGCTACCGCGAAGAAGGCCTGCCTGATCTTCGTCGGCGTGGTCGGCGCCTTCGCCATCGCCGGCGGCCTCATCTTCCAGCTCCTCGGCGTCACGCTCGCGGCGTTCAAGATCGCCGGCGGCATCCTCCTCCTCCTCACCGCCCTCGACATGCTGCAGAGCAAGCAGTCGGATACCCGGACCTCCGGCGAGGAGATCGGCGAGGCGAAGAGCAAGGAGGACGTCGCCGTGGTCCCCCTGGCGATGCCGCTGCTCGCAGGCCCTGGCGCGATCGCGACGGTGATGGTGCTGGCGGCCCGGGCCGAGTCGCCGGTCTACCTGGTGCCGGTGCTCCTCAGCGTGCTGGTCACCGCGGTGGCCACCTACCTGCTCCTCCGCGCCGCCGATCTGGTCGACCGCTGGCTCGGGATCAGCGGCCGTGCGATCCTCGAGCGCGTGATGGGCCTGCTCCTCGCCGCGATCGCGGTGCAATTCGTCCTCGGCGGCGTGCGCGACGCCTTCCCCGAGATCTTCGACGGCGGCAACGAGGCGGCGCTCGTCGCCCCTGTAGAAGGGGCGGGATGA
- a CDS encoding ABC transporter ATP-binding protein: MTRRRSSAARLLAPYAGRYGLHVLGAFVCMLVLAAATAGYAWMTGPLLHFLTSGSAENLGPLAALVPGFDPATIDRGEALLLVPAVMIGLGVIKGIAYFLQFTWMGMVAQYVVRDLREALFARLVGLAPQDLADERTGDLLSRFGADLTAVEHGLHTAIPAYLRDGVQVAALLALCFALDWRLSVLAFGVLPLAVVPLARLGKKLKTVARQGQRSVGRLAELVHETAAGIRVVQAYGMEAHALRRFDEENRRWLGLQRRSLRSRGLASPVMELLAVAGIAIALAFALRQVGEGALLSSQLLSFLATVALLLQPAKNLGKVGGALLQGIASAERVFELLDREPAITDAPGATPLRPIGTALRFEAVTFRHGARTILDGLDLELRRGEVVALVGPSGAGKTTVANLLARVAEPQAGRITLDGRDLREGTLASLREQVAVVPQEVLLFDDTVRHNVAYGLDVDEARLRAALRAAHALDFVEALPDGLDTVIGERGSSLSGGQRQRLAIARALLRDAPILVLDEATSALDSESEREVQAALETLLRGRTALVIAHRLSTVRTADRICVIEAGRIVEEGRHEALLARDGAYKRLSDLQGIAPGSAAA, translated from the coding sequence ATGACCCGGCGCCGCTCCAGCGCCGCGCGACTCCTCGCGCCCTACGCGGGACGCTACGGCCTCCACGTCCTCGGTGCGTTCGTCTGCATGCTCGTCCTCGCCGCGGCGACGGCGGGCTACGCGTGGATGACCGGGCCGCTGCTCCACTTCCTCACCAGCGGCAGCGCGGAGAACCTCGGCCCGCTGGCGGCGCTGGTCCCCGGCTTCGATCCCGCCACCATCGACAGGGGCGAGGCGCTCCTGCTCGTGCCGGCGGTGATGATCGGCCTCGGCGTGATCAAGGGGATCGCCTACTTCCTCCAGTTCACGTGGATGGGGATGGTCGCCCAATACGTGGTGCGCGACCTGCGCGAGGCGCTCTTCGCCAGGCTGGTCGGCCTCGCGCCGCAGGATCTGGCGGACGAGCGCACCGGCGATCTGCTCTCGCGCTTCGGCGCCGACCTCACCGCGGTGGAGCACGGCCTCCACACCGCGATCCCCGCCTACCTGCGCGACGGCGTCCAGGTGGCGGCGCTCCTCGCCCTCTGCTTCGCCCTCGATTGGCGCCTCTCCGTCCTCGCCTTCGGCGTGCTGCCGCTGGCGGTGGTGCCGCTGGCCCGCCTCGGCAAGAAGCTGAAGACGGTGGCGCGGCAGGGGCAGCGCAGCGTGGGCCGCCTCGCCGAGCTGGTCCACGAGACCGCGGCGGGGATCCGCGTGGTGCAGGCCTACGGCATGGAGGCGCACGCCCTGCGCCGCTTCGACGAGGAGAACCGTCGCTGGCTCGGCCTGCAGCGCAGGAGCCTGCGCTCCCGCGGCCTCGCCAGCCCGGTGATGGAGCTCCTCGCCGTCGCCGGCATCGCGATCGCGCTCGCCTTCGCGCTGCGGCAGGTGGGGGAGGGCGCGCTCCTCAGCTCGCAGCTCCTCTCCTTCCTCGCCACCGTGGCGCTGCTCCTCCAGCCCGCCAAGAACCTCGGCAAGGTGGGCGGCGCGCTGCTCCAGGGGATCGCCTCGGCGGAGCGGGTCTTCGAGCTCCTCGACCGGGAGCCCGCCATCACCGACGCCCCCGGCGCCACGCCGCTGCGGCCGATCGGGACGGCGCTCCGCTTCGAGGCGGTCACTTTCCGCCACGGCGCGCGCACCATCCTCGACGGCCTCGACCTCGAGCTGCGCCGCGGCGAGGTGGTGGCGCTGGTCGGTCCCTCGGGCGCCGGCAAGACCACCGTCGCCAACCTCCTCGCCAGGGTGGCGGAGCCGCAGGCGGGCCGGATCACCCTCGACGGCAGGGATCTGCGGGAGGGCACCCTCGCCTCGCTGCGGGAGCAGGTGGCGGTGGTACCGCAGGAGGTCCTCCTCTTCGACGACACCGTGCGCCACAACGTGGCCTACGGCCTCGACGTGGACGAGGCGCGGCTCCGGGCCGCGCTCCGGGCGGCCCACGCCCTCGACTTCGTCGAGGCGCTGCCGGACGGCCTCGACACGGTGATCGGGGAGCGGGGCAGCTCCCTCTCCGGCGGCCAGCGCCAGCGCCTCGCCATCGCCAGGGCGCTCCTGCGCGATGCGCCGATCCTCGTCCTCGACGAGGCCACCTCCGCCCTGGACAGCGAGAGCGAGCGGGAGGTGCAGGCGGCGCTCGAGACGCTGCTCCGCGGCCGCACCGCCCTCGTCATCGCCCACCGGCTCTCCACGGTGCGCACCGCCGACCGGATCTGCGTGATCGAGGCGGGGCGGATCGTGGAGGAGGGGCGGCACGAGGCGCTCCTCGCCAGAGACGGCGCCTACAAGCGGCTCTCCGATCTACAGGGGATCGCACCGGGGAGCGCAGCGGCATGA
- a CDS encoding PHP domain-containing protein, whose product MKWFLRGLAAIVGVPFLLLALLALAIAIAPERAVEAPAGDAIPGLFHVHAEASHDGHGTLEEAAAAAREAGARFLVLTEHNVLRPDRPLVIDGVLVVPAVEISAKAGHVIAIGPTEVPPKPERGEGILEAIAARGGEAVLAHPVNLRRPWSDPSPDGFTGFEGLTLDSAFREAKAHAPWRLALALAALVGDREKTGAILIERPADAFARYDEIAARRPVALLCGVDAHGLPPYEASFGALRLHLVLPPEARAAWGRDPLADGAAVREAIRAGRNFCSVPTLGEAGSFHFGLEAAAADEDEAAGAAPSVVARMDAPGITLVLFRDGREVARGRGPELRLPAGTGVWRAEVLVDEPGFPFRDGALWIASSAMRVPAYDG is encoded by the coding sequence ATGAAGTGGTTCCTGCGGGGCCTCGCGGCGATCGTCGGCGTTCCCTTCCTCCTCCTCGCGCTGCTGGCGCTTGCGATCGCGATCGCCCCGGAGCGCGCGGTGGAGGCGCCGGCAGGCGATGCGATTCCCGGCCTCTTCCACGTCCACGCCGAGGCCTCCCACGATGGCCACGGGACCCTCGAGGAGGCTGCCGCTGCGGCCCGCGAGGCGGGCGCCCGCTTCCTCGTCCTCACCGAGCACAACGTGCTCCGGCCGGATCGGCCCCTGGTGATCGACGGGGTCCTCGTGGTGCCGGCGGTGGAGATCTCCGCGAAGGCGGGCCACGTCATCGCCATCGGGCCGACCGAGGTGCCGCCGAAGCCGGAGCGGGGGGAAGGGATCCTCGAGGCGATCGCGGCGCGGGGCGGCGAGGCGGTCCTCGCCCACCCGGTGAACCTGCGGCGGCCGTGGAGCGACCCCTCGCCCGACGGTTTCACCGGCTTCGAGGGGCTCACCCTCGACTCGGCCTTCCGCGAGGCGAAGGCCCATGCTCCGTGGCGCCTCGCGCTGGCGCTGGCAGCGCTGGTGGGCGACCGCGAGAAGACCGGCGCGATCCTGATCGAGCGGCCCGCCGACGCCTTCGCCCGCTACGACGAGATCGCCGCGCGCCGCCCGGTCGCGCTCCTCTGCGGCGTCGACGCCCACGGCCTGCCGCCCTACGAGGCCTCCTTCGGCGCCCTTCGCCTCCACCTCGTCCTCCCGCCGGAGGCCCGGGCCGCCTGGGGCCGGGACCCGCTGGCGGACGGGGCCGCGGTGCGGGAGGCGATCCGGGCGGGGCGGAACTTCTGCTCGGTGCCGACCCTCGGCGAGGCGGGCTCCTTCCACTTCGGCCTCGAGGCGGCTGCAGCCGACGAGGACGAGGCGGCAGGCGCCGCGCCATCGGTCGTCGCGCGGATGGACGCGCCCGGGATCACCCTCGTGCTCTTCCGGGACGGCAGGGAGGTGGCCCGTGGCAGGGGGCCGGAGCTGCGCCTGCCTGCAGGCACCGGGGTCTGGCGGGCGGAGGTGCTGGTGGACGAGCCGGGCTTCCCCTTCCGCGACGGTGCCCTCTGGATCGCCTCCTCCGCGATGCGCGTCCCCGCATACGACGGGTGA
- a CDS encoding 3-deoxy-D-manno-octulosonic acid transferase: MQLIYVVATWLAFLLLWPFLLVHKKTRQGQLRRLGFYPPGWPAPGGRPRIWMHGSSAGDLLALKPMVAEMKKRFPGCVVVMSAFTNSGWQMAKERIPEADEVTYVPWDLPGSTARALASIDPDLLVLEYTEIWPNLIHAARRRGVKVAITNGRFSPAKLESYRRFFRIAGDPLAKIDLFLMRDEDEAERALTLGAAPERVRVTGNTKFDGLVGPSGADEAKLRAALGAGPFFIAGSTHEGEEALLLPVFRKLREEFPRLRLAIAPRYVDRAAKIVSLAEGEGFSCGLRSKGAPDADVVILDTIGELSAAYRLGTLVFVGGSFTNRGGQNILEPAGQGRPVLFGPNMDNFKDSVQVLVGRGGIQVADPEQLLRVSRDLLARPEKLEELGALARSAVGAIRGASVRNVDQMARILASSTAPAAAVGT; encoded by the coding sequence GTGCAGCTGATCTACGTGGTGGCGACCTGGCTCGCCTTCCTCCTCCTCTGGCCTTTCCTCCTGGTCCACAAGAAGACCCGGCAGGGACAGCTGCGCCGTCTCGGCTTCTACCCGCCGGGCTGGCCCGCGCCCGGGGGCAGGCCGCGGATCTGGATGCACGGCTCCTCCGCCGGCGACCTCCTCGCCCTGAAGCCGATGGTCGCCGAGATGAAGAAGCGCTTCCCCGGCTGCGTGGTGGTGATGAGCGCCTTCACCAACTCCGGCTGGCAGATGGCGAAGGAGCGGATCCCCGAGGCGGACGAGGTGACCTACGTCCCCTGGGATCTGCCGGGCAGCACCGCCCGGGCGCTGGCCTCGATCGATCCGGATCTGCTCGTCCTCGAATACACCGAGATCTGGCCCAACCTGATCCACGCGGCGCGGCGCCGCGGGGTGAAGGTGGCGATCACCAACGGCCGCTTCTCCCCGGCGAAGCTCGAGAGCTACCGCCGCTTCTTCCGGATCGCCGGTGATCCCCTGGCGAAGATCGATCTCTTCCTCATGCGCGACGAGGACGAGGCGGAGCGCGCCCTCACCCTGGGCGCCGCGCCGGAGCGGGTCCGCGTCACCGGCAACACGAAATTCGACGGGCTGGTGGGCCCCAGCGGGGCCGACGAGGCGAAGCTGCGCGCCGCGCTCGGGGCCGGGCCCTTCTTCATCGCGGGCTCCACCCACGAGGGCGAGGAGGCGCTGCTCCTCCCCGTCTTCCGCAAGCTCCGGGAAGAGTTCCCGCGTCTGCGCCTCGCGATCGCTCCGCGCTACGTCGATCGGGCGGCGAAGATCGTCTCGCTGGCGGAGGGCGAGGGTTTCAGCTGCGGGCTGCGCTCCAAAGGCGCTCCCGACGCGGACGTGGTGATCCTCGACACCATCGGCGAGCTCAGCGCCGCCTACCGCCTCGGCACCCTCGTCTTCGTCGGCGGCTCCTTTACCAACCGCGGCGGCCAGAACATCCTCGAGCCCGCGGGGCAGGGCAGGCCCGTCCTCTTCGGGCCCAACATGGACAATTTCAAGGACAGCGTGCAGGTGCTGGTGGGCCGGGGCGGGATCCAGGTGGCCGATCCGGAGCAGCTGCTGCGCGTCTCCCGCGATCTGCTCGCCAGGCCGGAGAAGCTCGAGGAGCTCGGCGCTCTGGCGCGCTCCGCCGTCGGCGCGATCCGCGGCGCCTCCGTCCGCAACGTGGACCAGATGGCCCGGATCCTCGCCTCTTCGACCGCGCCAGCTGCTGCGGTGGGGACCTGA
- a CDS encoding glycosyltransferase family 9 protein encodes MRILVVRTSALGDTVLATPVFRALRARWPEAEIHFVTSGAFAPLFEGLPDLHRVWRWEPKERHAGLRGLSRFAAEVRAAGPFAFGIDLQNKARTSAFLSLVRPARRLAFVKRSGLVEVARSLAGDDPVLDRGPAAALYLEALAPLELPAVDLRPSIVVPPAAAAAADRLLAGADGAPIAALAPGARWALKRWAPERFAEVGDALAAKGARLVLAGGPGDLRELEGVRAALRTMPIGDTAGLDVAGLAAVLARSAVLVTGDSAPSHLAQAVGTPVVAVFGPTSARRWGPLAGAGTALSLPLACSPCSNHGKRGCPLGHHACLVDLPADPVAAVALAALRADREAGGDAAAAAARRELVPLAARAARGARELRP; translated from the coding sequence ATGCGCATCCTCGTGGTCCGCACCAGCGCCCTGGGCGACACCGTCCTCGCCACGCCCGTCTTCCGGGCGCTGCGGGCCCGCTGGCCCGAAGCGGAGATCCACTTCGTCACCAGCGGCGCCTTCGCTCCCCTCTTCGAGGGGCTGCCCGACCTGCACCGGGTCTGGCGCTGGGAGCCGAAGGAACGGCACGCGGGCCTGCGTGGCCTCTCGCGCTTCGCCGCCGAGGTCCGCGCCGCGGGACCGTTCGCGTTCGGCATCGACCTGCAGAACAAGGCCCGGACCTCCGCCTTCCTCTCGCTGGTGCGGCCCGCCCGCCGGCTCGCCTTCGTGAAGCGCAGCGGCCTCGTCGAGGTGGCGCGCTCCCTCGCCGGCGACGATCCGGTCCTCGACCGGGGGCCCGCTGCGGCGCTCTATCTCGAGGCCCTCGCGCCCCTCGAGCTGCCCGCCGTCGATCTGCGCCCGTCGATCGTCGTGCCGCCTGCAGCCGCCGCTGCGGCGGATCGTCTCCTCGCAGGTGCCGACGGCGCGCCGATCGCCGCCCTCGCCCCTGGCGCCCGCTGGGCCTTGAAGCGCTGGGCGCCGGAGCGCTTCGCCGAGGTGGGTGACGCGCTGGCGGCGAAGGGCGCGCGCCTCGTCCTCGCCGGCGGCCCCGGCGATCTGCGGGAACTCGAGGGCGTGCGCGCCGCGCTGCGGACGATGCCCATCGGCGATACCGCGGGCCTCGACGTGGCGGGCCTCGCTGCGGTGCTCGCCCGGTCCGCCGTTCTCGTCACCGGCGACTCCGCCCCGAGCCATCTCGCGCAGGCGGTGGGCACGCCGGTGGTGGCGGTTTTCGGGCCGACCTCCGCCAGGCGCTGGGGCCCGCTCGCAGGTGCCGGCACCGCGCTCTCGCTGCCGCTCGCCTGCTCGCCGTGCAGCAACCACGGCAAGCGCGGTTGCCCGCTGGGCCACCACGCCTGCCTCGTCGATCTCCCGGCCGATCCCGTCGCCGCCGTGGCCCTCGCCGCCCTGCGTGCCGACAGGGAAGCAGGTGGCGATGCGGCCGCTGCCGCTGCGCGCCGCGAGCTCGTCCCCCTCGCCGCCCGGGCCGCCCGCGGCGCCAGGGAGCTGCGGCCGTGA